A section of the Pedobacter sp. HDW13 genome encodes:
- a CDS encoding TetR/AcrR family transcriptional regulator, with the protein MRLRDTEKVLLVKQKAIELIVKDGLEGFSMNKLAKACQISVATLYIYYKDRDDLIVKITIEELESMTQGIMKDFNPEMSFEQGLHKQWENRYAFAKEKPQMNLFFDQLRSSSYQPTLLSDAISDFKLTMGKFMTNAIQRGEIEKMPLDVYWSIAFAPLYNLIRLDQEGKSLDGTPFKVTDAVFWQTFDLVVKALKK; encoded by the coding sequence ATGAGATTAAGAGATACAGAAAAAGTACTGCTGGTAAAGCAAAAGGCCATCGAACTGATTGTAAAAGATGGTTTGGAGGGTTTTAGCATGAATAAACTGGCCAAAGCCTGCCAGATTTCGGTGGCTACGCTATATATTTATTATAAGGACCGTGATGATCTGATTGTTAAAATCACTATCGAAGAACTAGAATCGATGACCCAGGGGATTATGAAAGACTTTAACCCTGAAATGTCTTTCGAGCAGGGGCTTCATAAACAATGGGAAAACCGGTATGCATTTGCCAAAGAAAAACCGCAAATGAACTTGTTTTTTGATCAGTTGCGCAGCTCTAGTTACCAGCCAACGCTCCTTTCTGATGCCATTAGCGACTTTAAACTAACAATGGGCAAGTTTATGACCAATGCTATTCAACGTGGCGAAATTGAAAAAATGCCGCTCGATGTGTACTGGTCTATCGCCTTTGCTCCCCTATACAACCTCATCCGCCTCGATCAGGAAGGTAAAAGTTTAGACGGCACCCCTTTTAAGGTAACCGACGCAGTGTTTTGGCAAACCTTTGATCTCGTGGTAAAAGCACTTAAAAAATAA
- a CDS encoding efflux RND transporter periplasmic adaptor subunit: MKINQNIIILAIISAFCLACGGKKQEAEESSVKQENAVAPDQVSLTNAQLNNAGIVIGSPETKSMYKTLNVNGVVDVPPENIYSVSVPMGGYISKMNLIPGMLVKKGSVLASVEDQQYIQLQQDFLTAKNRLKFSEADYVRQKMLNQTKATSDKIFQQTESEFNNQKILVSALAEKLRLIGLNPAKLSESNISKTIRIYAPISGYLSKVNINTGKYVNATDVLFELINPSALHVSLTVFEQDAANLKIGQKIVCTTSNNPDKKYFATIHLITPNIESDRSTSVHCDLENFDQNLLPGTFLNAAIQLNGANVQAVPDDAIVKWENQYYVFAQTAKGQFKMIGVETGATLAGYTAIKPKSALQNIVVKNAYAVLMKLKNSGEEG, from the coding sequence ATGAAAATCAATCAAAATATTATAATCCTGGCCATTATTTCCGCTTTTTGCCTGGCATGTGGAGGTAAAAAGCAAGAAGCTGAAGAAAGCTCTGTTAAGCAAGAAAACGCAGTTGCTCCCGATCAGGTGAGCTTAACCAACGCGCAATTAAATAATGCAGGTATTGTTATCGGCAGCCCCGAAACGAAAAGCATGTATAAAACCCTGAATGTAAACGGTGTGGTAGATGTACCGCCCGAAAATATTTATTCGGTAAGTGTGCCTATGGGTGGTTACATATCTAAAATGAACCTCATTCCGGGTATGCTGGTTAAGAAAGGAAGTGTGCTCGCCAGCGTAGAAGATCAGCAATATATCCAGCTGCAGCAGGATTTCCTGACCGCTAAAAACCGTTTAAAATTTTCGGAAGCCGATTATGTGCGCCAAAAAATGTTAAACCAAACCAAGGCTACCAGCGATAAGATTTTCCAGCAAACCGAAAGCGAGTTTAACAACCAAAAGATACTGGTAAGTGCTTTGGCCGAAAAGCTACGCTTAATTGGGTTAAATCCTGCAAAATTAAGCGAAAGCAACATTTCGAAAACCATTCGCATTTATGCACCGATAAGCGGTTACCTTTCAAAAGTTAATATAAATACCGGTAAGTATGTAAATGCCACCGATGTGCTTTTCGAACTGATTAACCCCAGTGCATTGCATGTAAGTTTAACGGTTTTTGAGCAGGATGCAGCCAACCTGAAAATAGGTCAAAAAATTGTGTGTACAACCAGTAATAATCCCGATAAAAAGTACTTTGCTACCATTCACCTCATTACGCCTAACATTGAGAGCGACAGGAGCACCAGCGTACACTGCGATTTAGAAAACTTTGATCAGAACCTGTTGCCAGGTACCTTTTTAAATGCAGCTATTCAGTTAAATGGGGCCAATGTACAGGCCGTACCCGATGATGCGATTGTGAAGTGGGAAAACCAGTATTATGTTTTTGCCCAAACAGCAAAAGGCCAGTTTAAAATGATTGGTGTAGAAACAGGCGCTACTTTAGCAGGTTACACTGCAATAAAACCAAAGTCGGCACTTCAAAATATTGTGGTTAAAAATGCCTACGCCGTTTTAATGAAACTTAAAAATAGTGGCGAAGAAGGCTAA
- a CDS encoding lactate dehydrogenase gives MKAIAYNIKPDEKECLVLANHKKHDITIIANSLSAETIAFAAGKETLLVFNNDTVDQALIARLKELGVKYIATSSFETSHLDLKSAATAGFKIANVPLKDGQSALDRMQQVIKNLDNWAAGKCVGSACCCQNNCSVPKTLNKA, from the coding sequence ATGAAAGCAATTGCTTATAACATTAAGCCCGACGAAAAAGAATGCCTGGTTCTGGCTAACCACAAGAAACACGATATCACCATTATCGCCAACAGCCTATCGGCCGAAACCATCGCCTTTGCTGCAGGAAAGGAAACTTTACTTGTTTTCAATAACGATACGGTAGATCAGGCGCTCATTGCCCGATTAAAAGAACTGGGTGTAAAATACATTGCAACCTCCTCTTTCGAAACAAGTCACCTCGATTTAAAATCGGCGGCAACAGCAGGTTTTAAGATTGCCAATGTACCGCTAAAAGACGGGCAAAGTGCATTAGACCGGATGCAGCAGGTGATTAAAAACCTCGATAACTGGGCCGCTGGAAAATGTGTAGGCAGTGCCTGCTGCTGCCAGAATAACTGCTCCGTTCCGAAAACATTAAATAAAGCCTGA
- a CDS encoding MFS transporter has product MENTPKAAFSGYQKLVIFLLAITQFTVILDFMVMSPLGDILMKSLNLKPANFGIAVSAYAFSAGISGLLTAGFADKFDRKKLLLFFYIGFIIGTICCGLAHTYVLLVAARIITGLFGGVIGSISMAIITDIFSLQQRGRVMGFIQIGFGASQVLGIPIGLYLADIWGWEAPFWMIAALSIGIALIIAAKLRPLTQHLLVQTDKSAIKHLLHTVAKADYRIGFTATALLSIGGFMMMPFGSAFAVNNLKLTPQQLPLLFMVSGICALIIMPLVGKLSDKIDKFKIFAAASIWMMIMCVVYTSLGPTPFYLVIFYNILMMMGVMSRMIPSSALTSAIPDMADRGAFMSINSSLQQIAGGVAAGVAGLIVTQPNKGAPLQNYNVVGYLIVIISVIGILLMSRVSSLAKSKAKTNTVIPADEPVLHEIA; this is encoded by the coding sequence ATGGAAAATACACCCAAGGCAGCCTTTAGCGGTTACCAGAAACTTGTTATATTTTTACTGGCCATCACCCAATTTACCGTTATACTTGATTTTATGGTGATGTCTCCACTTGGCGATATATTAATGAAATCGCTGAACCTTAAACCCGCCAATTTCGGTATCGCTGTTTCGGCCTATGCTTTCAGTGCCGGCATTTCGGGTTTACTTACGGCAGGCTTTGCCGATAAATTTGACCGTAAAAAACTACTATTATTCTTCTACATCGGTTTTATTATTGGTACTATCTGCTGTGGATTGGCACATACCTATGTCTTACTTGTTGCAGCGCGCATTATTACCGGTCTTTTCGGCGGTGTAATCGGCTCCATATCCATGGCCATTATAACCGATATCTTTTCGCTGCAACAGCGTGGCCGCGTGATGGGTTTTATACAGATTGGTTTCGGCGCCAGTCAGGTTTTAGGTATTCCGATTGGTCTTTACCTAGCCGATATATGGGGCTGGGAAGCACCTTTTTGGATGATTGCGGCTTTAAGTATCGGTATTGCCCTAATCATTGCAGCTAAACTCCGCCCGTTAACACAACATTTATTGGTACAAACCGATAAATCAGCCATTAAACATTTACTGCATACCGTTGCCAAAGCAGATTATCGCATTGGTTTTACGGCTACGGCATTGCTTTCTATTGGCGGTTTTATGATGATGCCTTTTGGTAGTGCATTTGCTGTAAACAATCTCAAACTTACTCCTCAACAACTCCCGCTTTTGTTTATGGTATCAGGCATTTGTGCTTTAATTATTATGCCCCTTGTTGGAAAATTGAGTGACAAGATAGACAAGTTTAAAATCTTTGCAGCTGCATCGATATGGATGATGATTATGTGTGTGGTTTACACCAGTCTTGGCCCTACCCCGTTTTACCTGGTTATATTTTACAACATATTAATGATGATGGGTGTAATGAGCCGTATGATTCCTTCTTCTGCTTTAACCAGTGCGATACCCGATATGGCTGATCGCGGAGCCTTTATGAGTATAAATTCTTCCTTACAGCAAATTGCCGGAGGGGTTGCTGCTGGTGTGGCGGGCCTGATTGTAACACAACCTAATAAAGGTGCCCCCCTGCAAAATTATAATGTTGTTGGCTATCTCATTGTTATTATTTCCGTTATCGGCATCCTCTTAATGTCGAGGGTTAGCAGCCTTGCCAAAAGCAAAGCCAAAACAAATACCGTAATTCCGGCAGATGAGCCTGTATTGCACGAAATAGCCTAA
- a CDS encoding heavy metal translocating P-type ATPase metal-binding domain-containing protein produces the protein MESQNTTAAATLCYHCGEPLEQIKFTYSGHDFCCTGCKSVYKILSENNLCNYYTYNDSPGKRAEQSTHFEYLDEPAIISQLLDYQHDKASIVTFYIPAIHCSSCIWLLEHLYKINPAIFSSRIDFLKRQVTISFRHEEVPLRKLVEILNEIGYAPLISLQDVVKENNRSINKQLIQKIAVAGFLMGNVMLFSFPEYFGLNGFEKQFQQLFGWLNLTFSIPAAFYCGKDYFVSAITSLKHKQVNLDTPLALIIAMLFLRTAYDILSGTGPGFADTLTGLVFLLLMGKWIKQRTYHHISFDRDYRSYFPIAVTKMINGIEKPTAIADIAIGDRLWIRNGEIVPADAILMKGDAWMDMSFVTGEAEPVHKVLGEIIYAGGRQTAQAIELEVIKPVSQSYLTGLWNNENYQADLKKQNFNDRVAKYFSLGVFILAFSAAIYWLLQNDSSRAWAAFTAVVIVACPCVLSLSTPFTLSAILSIFDKKGFYVKNTDAVEALAACDMVIFDKTGTLTSTENASLSFEGQLDDHEQRLIASLVRNSSHPLSRHILKHLHCDDFLPVSHYIERAGKGISGRVNQQQIYLGNHAMMPENVKVANSNGVHIVIGNQYKGNFQMKQQWRGGLTQLIQKLDKRFKMHVLSGDTDREYTALKTMFPSNTKINFRQSPHQKLDYVLQQQRARHKVMMLGDGLNDAGALKQSDFGVAITDNINNFTPGCDAILTGNGLNLIPNFIALSRDGLKVVKISFAIAIAYNCVGLYFAVQGTLYPLIAAVLMPISTITIISFTSIATHFFARKNKL, from the coding sequence ATGGAAAGTCAAAACACAACGGCTGCAGCAACACTTTGTTACCACTGCGGCGAGCCTTTAGAACAGATTAAATTTACCTATAGCGGTCACGATTTTTGCTGTACAGGCTGCAAGAGCGTTTATAAAATCCTATCCGAAAACAACCTTTGCAATTATTATACATACAACGATTCGCCTGGAAAAAGGGCTGAACAAAGCACCCATTTCGAATATCTCGACGAGCCTGCCATTATCAGTCAGCTACTCGATTACCAGCACGATAAGGCCAGCATTGTAACCTTTTACATTCCGGCCATTCATTGCAGTTCGTGCATCTGGCTTTTAGAGCATTTGTATAAAATTAATCCTGCCATTTTTTCTTCGCGCATCGATTTTTTAAAACGCCAGGTAACCATCAGTTTCAGGCACGAAGAAGTTCCGCTCCGTAAACTCGTCGAAATTTTAAACGAAATCGGCTATGCTCCCTTAATCAGTCTGCAGGATGTAGTGAAAGAAAATAACCGCTCAATCAACAAGCAGCTGATCCAAAAAATTGCAGTTGCAGGCTTTTTAATGGGCAACGTAATGCTGTTTAGTTTCCCTGAATATTTTGGGCTGAATGGCTTCGAAAAGCAATTTCAACAGCTGTTTGGCTGGCTAAACCTTACCTTTTCTATTCCTGCGGCATTTTACTGTGGTAAAGATTACTTTGTTTCGGCAATAACCAGTTTAAAACACAAACAGGTTAACCTCGATACCCCGCTGGCCCTGATTATAGCCATGCTCTTTTTACGCACGGCTTACGACATCCTTTCGGGCACCGGGCCTGGCTTTGCCGATACGCTTACCGGACTGGTATTCCTGCTGCTGATGGGCAAATGGATTAAACAACGTACCTATCACCATATCTCTTTTGACCGCGATTACCGCTCTTACTTTCCGATTGCCGTTACCAAAATGATTAACGGGATAGAAAAACCTACAGCGATAGCTGATATCGCCATTGGTGACAGGCTTTGGATCAGGAATGGTGAAATTGTGCCTGCCGATGCCATTTTAATGAAAGGCGATGCCTGGATGGATATGAGTTTTGTAACCGGCGAAGCTGAACCGGTGCATAAAGTGCTTGGCGAAATTATTTATGCCGGCGGCAGGCAAACCGCCCAAGCCATAGAACTGGAGGTAATTAAACCGGTATCGCAAAGTTACCTAACCGGCTTATGGAACAATGAAAATTACCAGGCCGATTTAAAAAAACAGAACTTTAACGACCGCGTAGCCAAATATTTCAGTCTGGGTGTTTTTATACTGGCCTTTTCGGCAGCGATTTACTGGCTACTGCAAAATGATAGCAGTAGAGCCTGGGCAGCCTTTACCGCCGTTGTAATTGTGGCCTGCCCCTGCGTATTATCGCTTAGCACACCTTTTACCCTTTCGGCCATCCTTTCTATTTTCGATAAAAAAGGTTTTTACGTTAAAAACACCGATGCTGTGGAAGCACTTGCAGCTTGCGACATGGTGATTTTCGATAAAACCGGTACTTTAACCAGCACCGAAAATGCCAGTCTCTCTTTTGAAGGCCAGCTTGATGATCACGAACAACGTTTAATTGCTTCGCTGGTTAGAAACTCTTCGCATCCCTTAAGTCGCCACATTTTAAAACACCTGCATTGCGATGATTTTTTGCCGGTAAGCCATTATATCGAACGCGCTGGCAAAGGCATTTCGGGACGGGTAAACCAGCAGCAGATTTATCTCGGAAACCATGCCATGATGCCCGAAAATGTTAAGGTTGCAAACAGCAATGGGGTGCATATAGTAATCGGCAATCAGTACAAAGGCAATTTCCAAATGAAGCAGCAATGGCGTGGGGGATTAACCCAGCTGATCCAAAAGCTAGACAAAAGGTTTAAAATGCATGTACTATCGGGCGATACAGACCGCGAATACACAGCATTAAAAACCATGTTCCCATCCAATACCAAAATCAATTTCAGGCAGAGCCCTCATCAAAAACTAGATTATGTATTGCAGCAACAAAGGGCCAGACATAAGGTAATGATGCTGGGCGACGGCCTGAATGACGCTGGTGCTCTAAAACAGAGTGATTTTGGCGTGGCCATAACCGATAACATTAACAACTTTACCCCTGGTTGCGATGCCATTTTAACCGGAAACGGCCTTAACCTGATTCCCAACTTTATTGCGTTAAGCCGCGATGGGCTCAAAGTGGTTAAAATCAGTTTTGCCATTGCCATTGCCTATAACTGTGTTGGTTTGTATTTCGCAGTTCAGGGCACTTTATATCCTTTAATTGCCGCTGTACTCATGCCCATCAGTACCATTACCATTATCTCTTTTACCTCCATTGCCACACACTTTTTTGCACGTAAAAATAAATTATGA
- a CDS encoding response regulator, whose translation MKKKILIIEDNDDIRESTAEILSLAGYETFTANNGKIGVELAIKYHPHLILCDIMMPELDGYGVLYLLHKNPQTASIPFIFITAKSERTDMRKGMEMGADDYLTKPFDDIELLNAIEGRLKKSKTSGHFNGADIDTQSLFTELIKKGKSRVLANKQVIYVEEDEPNHVYYLKKGQVKTYKRFKDGRELSSALYQTGDFFGYESLFTERAYEDNAATLADCELILIPKSEFTDYLYQHQPLSAAFIRLLSGSVRDKENQMLQLAYFSVRKRVADALVQVAEKFSAIENDSSTIKISRDDLAAMVGTASETVSRMLADFKEEKLIEKSGNAIKITAVSKLKNIKQ comes from the coding sequence ATGAAAAAGAAAATACTGATTATTGAAGATAACGACGACATCCGCGAAAGCACGGCCGAAATCCTCTCGCTGGCCGGTTACGAAACTTTTACTGCAAACAATGGAAAAATCGGGGTAGAACTGGCGATCAAATATCACCCCCATCTCATTTTGTGTGATATTATGATGCCCGAACTGGATGGCTATGGTGTGCTTTACCTGCTGCATAAAAACCCGCAAACAGCTTCCATCCCTTTCATTTTTATTACAGCAAAAAGCGAACGTACCGATATGCGCAAGGGAATGGAAATGGGTGCCGACGATTACCTCACCAAGCCTTTTGATGATATAGAACTGCTTAATGCCATAGAAGGACGATTAAAAAAAAGTAAAACCAGCGGTCATTTTAACGGCGCAGATATTGATACCCAATCGTTATTTACCGAACTGATAAAAAAAGGAAAGAGTCGTGTTTTGGCCAATAAACAGGTTATTTATGTGGAGGAAGATGAGCCTAACCATGTTTATTACCTAAAAAAGGGACAGGTAAAAACCTACAAACGTTTTAAAGATGGCCGCGAGCTTTCTTCGGCACTTTACCAAACCGGCGACTTTTTTGGTTACGAAAGCCTTTTTACCGAGCGCGCCTACGAAGACAATGCGGCGACTCTTGCCGATTGCGAGCTCATTTTAATTCCCAAATCAGAATTTACCGATTATCTTTACCAGCACCAGCCCTTATCGGCAGCTTTTATCCGTCTGTTATCGGGCAGTGTGCGCGATAAGGAAAACCAGATGCTGCAACTGGCCTATTTTTCGGTGCGTAAACGTGTTGCAGATGCTTTGGTGCAGGTTGCAGAAAAATTCAGTGCGATTGAAAACGATAGCTCTACCATTAAAATATCGCGCGATGACCTTGCCGCAATGGTAGGCACTGCAAGCGAAACGGTAAGCCGCATGCTGGCCGATTTTAAAGAAGAAAAACTGATTGAAAAAAGTGGTAATGCAATAAAGATTACCGCTGTTTCCAAATTGAAAAACATTAAACAGTAA
- a CDS encoding TolC family protein, with amino-acid sequence MLYILFEKGFGYFKPKKLIAIIVLVFSFAEANAQQKITLQAALDTAVKNSYTLQLARTDVNYNKAIGKTSFDLPKTDVNYEYGKFNSLANDNKISISQGLEFPTVYAKQSAVYKTAVRISEMQLQGKEIDLSYQVKASYFGLLILAEKRNLLLKADSIYAAFLEKSKQRFKSGDVDVLEFRTAENQKQQIANQLQFLETDYTLALNRFNLLLNSSNRLVPDGAAVYQSATPLLEGTANHPVLKQKAAEIALAANQKSLERSKLLPTINFVYNNSSIIGWQTNALGTDQYFDKSKRFSSVNVGLGIPLFFGAQQSRIKAAGLATAQKQTELEQTKKELNTAYENALQSYSQHSKLVKNHQQTLLPNADDIINTSTLKLNAGEIGYLDWVILINQSVQLKCEYFDQVERHNESLFEIERLKGIK; translated from the coding sequence ATGCTTTATATCCTTTTCGAAAAAGGTTTCGGTTATTTTAAACCGAAGAAACTGATTGCCATTATTGTTTTAGTATTCAGTTTTGCTGAAGCCAATGCTCAGCAAAAAATAACCTTACAGGCTGCGCTCGATACAGCAGTAAAAAATAGTTATACACTTCAACTGGCACGAACCGACGTAAACTATAACAAGGCGATTGGCAAAACCAGCTTCGATTTGCCTAAAACGGATGTAAACTACGAGTATGGCAAATTTAACAGCCTGGCCAACGACAATAAAATTTCGATAAGTCAGGGACTGGAGTTCCCTACCGTTTATGCCAAACAATCGGCAGTTTATAAAACCGCTGTTCGCATTAGCGAAATGCAGTTACAGGGTAAAGAAATCGATCTCAGCTATCAGGTAAAGGCAAGCTATTTCGGCTTGTTAATCCTGGCCGAAAAGCGTAATTTATTGCTTAAAGCTGATAGCATTTACGCAGCATTTTTAGAAAAATCGAAGCAACGCTTTAAATCGGGCGATGTGGATGTTTTAGAATTCCGCACAGCAGAAAATCAAAAACAACAAATTGCCAACCAGTTACAGTTTCTGGAAACCGATTATACCCTGGCCTTAAATCGCTTCAACCTCCTGTTAAATAGCAGTAATCGCCTGGTTCCTGACGGGGCGGCGGTTTATCAATCTGCTACGCCTTTACTCGAAGGCACTGCCAACCACCCGGTTTTAAAGCAAAAAGCAGCAGAAATTGCGCTTGCCGCCAATCAGAAATCGTTAGAGCGCAGTAAATTACTGCCTACTATCAATTTCGTGTATAACAATTCGAGCATCATTGGCTGGCAAACCAATGCATTGGGTACCGATCAATATTTCGATAAATCCAAACGTTTTTCTTCGGTTAATGTGGGTTTGGGTATCCCTCTGTTTTTTGGTGCGCAACAATCGCGTATAAAAGCTGCAGGCTTAGCCACTGCACAAAAACAAACCGAACTGGAGCAAACCAAAAAGGAATTGAATACGGCTTATGAAAATGCTTTGCAAAGTTATAGTCAGCACAGTAAGCTGGTTAAAAACCACCAGCAAACCTTGCTGCCAAATGCCGACGATATCATCAATACCTCAACCCTAAAACTCAATGCCGGGGAAATCGGCTATCTGGACTGGGTAATCCTGATCAACCAATCGGTACAACTCAAATGCGAGTATTTTGATCAGGTAGAAAGACACAACGAATCACTTTTCGAAATAGAAAGATTAAAGGGAATTAAATAA
- a CDS encoding PAS domain-containing sensor histidine kinase yields the protein MERAKLLSAIIENAIDGIITIDDKGIIEHVNPAALKLFGFDSQELVGRNVSVLMPQPDKAQHDTYIKNYHDTGKKRIIGIGREVIGQRKDGSTFPFRLGVSEVKFSDRKIYTGFIHDLSKLKEDEARIKSYTEELEDKIRDRTRDLVKLVAELESAKEHVNALFIKEKELNQLKTRFVSMASHEFRTPLSSIQLSATLIDKYTPKQDTENIEKHTGKIKNAVGNLTTILNDFLSLEKLEAGKVEVNPTWFNIVSFAEEIVEEMQLISKQDQHIIYEHQGVSAQVYLDINLLKNSIINLISNAVKYSGENTMIQFNSILKDNELIVEIKDNGIGIPETDLHNLFEPFFRAHNTGSIPGTGLGLNIVKRYASLMNGTVSCESAQNVGTTFLLKFPFTP from the coding sequence ATGGAAAGAGCAAAATTACTAAGTGCCATTATCGAAAATGCGATAGATGGCATCATTACGATAGACGATAAGGGTATAATTGAACATGTTAACCCAGCCGCATTAAAGCTATTTGGTTTCGACAGTCAGGAACTGGTTGGCCGCAATGTTTCGGTGTTAATGCCGCAGCCCGATAAAGCACAGCATGATACTTACATTAAAAACTATCACGATACAGGCAAAAAACGTATTATTGGTATTGGTCGCGAGGTGATTGGGCAACGCAAAGATGGCTCTACTTTTCCTTTCAGGCTTGGGGTTAGCGAGGTTAAATTCAGCGACCGGAAAATCTATACCGGTTTTATCCACGATCTGAGCAAACTTAAAGAAGATGAAGCCCGCATTAAAAGTTATACCGAAGAACTGGAAGATAAAATCAGAGACCGTACGCGCGATCTGGTGAAGCTCGTAGCAGAATTAGAATCGGCAAAAGAGCACGTAAATGCACTTTTCATCAAAGAAAAAGAACTCAACCAGCTTAAAACCAGGTTTGTTTCTATGGCATCGCACGAGTTTAGAACACCTTTGAGCTCCATCCAGCTATCGGCTACACTGATTGACAAATACACCCCTAAGCAGGATACCGAAAACATTGAAAAACATACTGGTAAAATTAAAAATGCGGTAGGTAACCTCACTACCATTTTAAACGATTTCCTTTCGCTCGAAAAACTCGAAGCCGGTAAAGTTGAAGTTAATCCAACCTGGTTCAACATTGTAAGTTTTGCCGAAGAAATTGTAGAAGAAATGCAGCTCATCAGCAAACAAGACCAGCATATTATTTACGAACACCAGGGCGTTTCGGCGCAGGTGTATCTGGATATCAACTTACTTAAAAACAGTATCATCAATCTCATTTCGAATGCAGTAAAGTATTCGGGCGAGAATACCATGATCCAGTTTAACAGCATTTTAAAAGATAACGAGCTGATTGTCGAAATTAAAGATAACGGAATCGGCATCCCCGAAACTGATTTGCATAACCTATTCGAACCGTTTTTCAGGGCGCATAATACCGGCAGTATACCTGGAACCGGCCTCGGATTAAACATTGTAAAACGTTATGCCAGTTTAATGAATGGCACCGTATCGTGCGAAAGTGCTCAGAACGTGGGTACTACATTCCTTTTAAAATTTCCTTTTACCCCTTAA
- the hemN gene encoding oxygen-independent coproporphyrinogen III oxidase — protein MDTLNLLKKYNVAAPRYTSYPTVPFWETDRFDEAQWQLSVKNTFADYNSEGISLYIHLPFCESLCTYCGCNTRITKNHQVEAPYIDAVLKEWDMYLQVLGSRPKIKELHLGGGTPTFFNAQHLEKLIDGIISTCEPTSDAEFSFEAHPDNTTEAHLTTLFNLGFKRLSLGIQDFDPKVQLMINRFQTPAQVADITALARKIGYTSINFDLIYGLPFQTEAGLSETLQEVIRINPDRIAFYSYAHVPWLKPGQRRYTEKDLPQGEAKFGLYQLGKDALLAAGYYDIGMDHFARKHDNLYLAAQQNNLHRNFMGYTHQHTQLLIGLGVSSISDSYTAFAQNVKTVEVYLEAINGGCFAIEKGHILSRKDLKIRRHIRNIMCDGKSLFLDGIPKQAYYKLASLLDDGLISLTENQLSVNPKGKPFLRNICMAFDERLWEKTPESQMFSYAI, from the coding sequence ATGGATACCTTAAACCTGCTTAAAAAGTACAATGTTGCAGCCCCGCGCTACACCAGCTACCCTACTGTTCCGTTTTGGGAAACCGACCGTTTTGACGAGGCACAGTGGCAGCTTTCGGTAAAAAATACTTTTGCCGATTATAACAGCGAGGGCATTAGCCTCTATATACACCTGCCCTTTTGCGAGAGCTTGTGCACTTATTGTGGCTGCAACACCCGCATTACCAAAAACCATCAGGTAGAAGCACCTTACATTGATGCGGTATTGAAGGAATGGGACATGTACCTGCAGGTTTTGGGCAGCAGGCCTAAAATAAAAGAATTGCACCTGGGTGGCGGTACGCCTACCTTTTTCAATGCACAGCACCTCGAAAAACTGATTGACGGCATTATCAGTACATGCGAGCCCACAAGCGATGCTGAATTTTCGTTTGAAGCGCACCCCGATAATACCACCGAAGCGCATTTAACAACCCTATTTAATTTAGGTTTTAAACGACTGAGCCTGGGCATCCAGGATTTCGATCCGAAAGTGCAGTTGATGATTAACCGTTTTCAAACACCTGCACAGGTAGCAGACATTACAGCGCTGGCCCGAAAAATTGGCTATACCTCAATCAATTTCGATTTGATTTATGGACTCCCCTTTCAAACCGAGGCTGGTTTGAGCGAAACCCTGCAAGAGGTAATCAGGATCAATCCCGATAGAATTGCCTTTTACAGCTATGCGCACGTGCCCTGGCTAAAGCCCGGACAACGCCGCTACACCGAAAAAGACCTGCCACAAGGCGAAGCTAAATTCGGTTTATATCAATTAGGCAAGGATGCACTGCTTGCAGCTGGCTATTATGATATCGGCATGGATCACTTTGCCAGAAAGCACGATAATTTGTACCTGGCTGCGCAACAAAACAACCTCCACCGAAATTTTATGGGCTATACCCATCAGCACACACAACTGCTTATTGGGCTTGGTGTTTCTTCAATCAGCGACAGTTACACTGCTTTTGCCCAAAATGTGAAGACAGTTGAAGTGTACCTTGAAGCCATTAACGGTGGTTGTTTTGCGATAGAAAAGGGTCACATTCTCTCGCGCAAAGATTTAAAAATCCGCAGGCACATCCGCAATATTATGTGCGATGGCAAGAGCCTTTTCCTGGATGGTATTCCCAAACAGGCCTATTATAAGCTAGCTTCACTGCTTGATGACGGTTTAATTTCGCTAACCGAAAACCAGTTAAGCGTAAATCCAAAGGGAAAGCCCTTTTTAAGAAACATCTGTATGGCTTTCGATGAACGCCTATGGGAAAAAACACCCGAAAGCCAGATGTTCAGCTATGCCATATAA